The Etheostoma cragini isolate CJK2018 chromosome 5, CSU_Ecrag_1.0, whole genome shotgun sequence genome contains a region encoding:
- the LOC117944760 gene encoding RNA-binding protein EWS-like isoform X2, whose amino-acid sequence MASAPADYSSYSQTTAQQGYASYAAQPSQSYGQSAAQQSYGQQNYGSYAQPAAADGTYTQTTPAAAAGYTPQQQQQYGSSYTQPAAAGYPAAQSTTHAYSQSTQGYGASGYDSTPAAAAPAASQSYGSQPGYTAQSAYPGYGQQAAPTAPQSYNASSQPATYNQSSYSQPAAYGQQQSGYQAAQASYGQQQGYQQQSQQQTQAPPAYPPQASGSYGQPPANQYSQQGGPPSYNQSNHYNNYRQDGQGGGSGYSGSESSRYSGSGENRGRDGFDRGGMMHRGRGGMGRGMGAGDRGGFSKPGGPMNSDERETGRPEEQDDSENSTIYITGLTEKANLEEMAEFFKHVGPIRINRRLGQPAINIYTDKDSGKPKGDATLSYEEPVCAKAAVEHFDGKEFQGRRLKVSMARRKPMMGGMRGGMPMRDGMMGRGGMMGRGGDRGGFMPRGGPRGMGRGGPTGGNMQQRAGDWECPNPGCGNQNFAWRMECNQCKAPKPEGLGGGPPFPPGGDRGRGGMGMRGGRGMDRGGPAGAGGPGGPGGFRGGWGGERGGFRGRGGMDRGGFRGAGRGGPPMDRMGGRGGRGMGPPGGKMDMRDHRQERRERPY is encoded by the exons ATGGCGTCGGCTCCGG CAGATTACAGCTCCTACAGTCAGACCACTGCTCAGCAGGG GTATGCATCTTATGCAGCCCAGCCCTCGCAAAGCTATGGACAGTCTGCTGCACAG cagAGCTATGGGCAACAGAATTATGGATCATATGcccaacctgctgctgctgatggcaCCTACACCCAGACaacacctgctgctgctgctggctacACTccgcagcagcaacaacagtaTGGGTCCTCGTACACCCAGCCAGCAGCAG CTGGCTATCCTGCTGCCCAGTCGACAACTCATGCCTACTCCCAGTCAACCCAGGGTTATGGAGCCAGTGGTTATGACAGtactcctgctgctgctgctccagctgCCTCCCAGTCTTACGGCTCTCAGCCAGGGTATACTGCCCAGTCTGCCTACCCTGGTTATGGCCAACAGGCTGCTCCCACTGCACCGCAGAG TTACAATGCTAGCAGCCAGCCAGCCACTTACAACCAAAGTAGTTACTCCCAGCCAGCAGCATATGGCCAGCAACAGTCAGGCTACCAGGCAGCGCAGGCAAGCTACGGTCAGCAGCAGGGGTACCAGCAGCAAAGCCAGCAGCAAACCCAGGCTCCCCCTGCTTACCCTCCTCAGGCTTCTGGTTCCTATGGGCAGCCTCCAGCCAATCAGTACAGTCAACAGGGTGGACCTCCCAGTTACAACCAGTCTAACCATTACA ATAATTACAGACAGGATGGTCAGGGTGGAGGTTCTGGTTACTCTGGCTCTGAGTCTTCAAGATACTCGGGGTCAGGGGAAAACCGAGGCAGAGACGGCTTTGATCGAGGTGGAATGATGCATCGTGGCCGTGGAGGCATGGGCCGTGGCATGGG CGCTGGAGACAGAGGTGGCTTCAGTAAGCCTGGTG GACCTATGAACAGCGACGAGCGCGAAACTG GACGCCCTGAAGAACAGGATGACTCTGAGAACAGCACAATCTACATCACAGGATTGACTGAGAAGGCTAACTTGGAGGAGATGGCTGAATTCTTTAAACACGTCGGCCCGATCAGG ATTAACCGCAGACTTGGCCAGCCTGCCATTAACATATACACAGACAAGGACTCAGGAAAGCCCAAAGGAGACGCCACCCTATCCTACGAGGAGCCAGTCTGTGCCAAAGCAGCTGTAGAGCATTTTGATG gAAAGGAGTTCCAGGGCCGAAGGCTTAAGGTGTCCATGGCACGGCGTAAGCCCATGATGGGTGGAATGAGGGGGGGCATGCCCATGCGAGATGGCATGATGGGCCGTGGAG GTATGATGGGCCGTGGAGGTGATCGTGGTGGGTTCATGCCACGTGGTGGTCCTCGTGGTATGGGCCGAGGTGGCCCCACAGGAGGCAACATGCAGCAGAGAGCTGGGGACTGGGAGTGTCCTAACCC GGGTTGTGGTAACCAGAACTTTGCCTGGAGGATGGAGTGTAACCAGTGCAAAGCCCCCAAGCCAGAAGGGTTGGGGGGTGGCCCGCCCTTCCCCCCTGGAGGGGACCGAGGCAGAGGGGGAATGGGAATGCGTGGAGGCCGAGGCATGGACCGTGGTGGGCCGGCAGGAGCTGGAGGCCCTGGGGGCCCTGGAGGTTTCCGTGGAGGTTGGGGTGGCGAGCGTGGTGGCTTCAGGGGACGCGGTGGAATGGACAGGGGAGGTTTCCGAGGGGCCGGCCGTGGAGGGCCACCCATGGACCGAATGGGTGGCAGGGGTGGAAGAGGAATGGGCCCACCAGGTGGCAAGATGGATATGAG gGACCATCGCCAGGAGCGCAGGGAGCGACCATACTAA
- the LOC117944760 gene encoding RNA-binding protein EWS-like isoform X4 yields the protein MASAPADYSSYSQTTAQQGYASYAAQPSQSYGQSAAQSYGQQNYGSYAQPAAADGTYTQTTPAAAAGYTPQQQQQYGSSYTQPAAAGYPAAQSTTHAYSQSTQGYGASGYDSTPAAAAPAASQSYGSQPGYTAQSAYPGYGQQAAPTAPQSYNASSQPATYNQSSYSQPAAYGQQQSGYQAAQASYGQQQGYQQQSQQQTQAPPAYPPQASGSYGQPPANQYSQQGGPPSYNQSNHYNNYRQDGQGGGSGYSGSESSRYSGSGENRGRDGFDRGGMMHRGRGGMGRGMGSAGDRGGFSKPGGPMNSDERETGRPEEQDDSENSTIYITGLTEKANLEEMAEFFKHVGPIRINRRLGQPAINIYTDKDSGKPKGDATLSYEEPVCAKAAVEHFDGKEFQGRRLKVSMARRKPMMGGMRGGMPMRDGMMGRGGMMGRGGDRGGFMPRGGPRGMGRGGPTGGNMQQRAGDWECPNPGCGNQNFAWRMECNQCKAPKPEGLGGGPPFPPGGDRGRGGMGMRGGRGMDRGGPAGAGGPGGPGGFRGGWGGERGGFRGRGGMDRGGFRGAGRGGPPMDRMGGRGGRGMGPPGGKMDMRDHRQERRERPY from the exons ATGGCGTCGGCTCCGG CAGATTACAGCTCCTACAGTCAGACCACTGCTCAGCAGGG GTATGCATCTTATGCAGCCCAGCCCTCGCAAAGCTATGGACAGTCTGCTGCACAG AGCTATGGGCAACAGAATTATGGATCATATGcccaacctgctgctgctgatggcaCCTACACCCAGACaacacctgctgctgctgctggctacACTccgcagcagcaacaacagtaTGGGTCCTCGTACACCCAGCCAGCAGCAG CTGGCTATCCTGCTGCCCAGTCGACAACTCATGCCTACTCCCAGTCAACCCAGGGTTATGGAGCCAGTGGTTATGACAGtactcctgctgctgctgctccagctgCCTCCCAGTCTTACGGCTCTCAGCCAGGGTATACTGCCCAGTCTGCCTACCCTGGTTATGGCCAACAGGCTGCTCCCACTGCACCGCAGAG TTACAATGCTAGCAGCCAGCCAGCCACTTACAACCAAAGTAGTTACTCCCAGCCAGCAGCATATGGCCAGCAACAGTCAGGCTACCAGGCAGCGCAGGCAAGCTACGGTCAGCAGCAGGGGTACCAGCAGCAAAGCCAGCAGCAAACCCAGGCTCCCCCTGCTTACCCTCCTCAGGCTTCTGGTTCCTATGGGCAGCCTCCAGCCAATCAGTACAGTCAACAGGGTGGACCTCCCAGTTACAACCAGTCTAACCATTACA ATAATTACAGACAGGATGGTCAGGGTGGAGGTTCTGGTTACTCTGGCTCTGAGTCTTCAAGATACTCGGGGTCAGGGGAAAACCGAGGCAGAGACGGCTTTGATCGAGGTGGAATGATGCATCGTGGCCGTGGAGGCATGGGCCGTGGCATGGG CAGCGCTGGAGACAGAGGTGGCTTCAGTAAGCCTGGTG GACCTATGAACAGCGACGAGCGCGAAACTG GACGCCCTGAAGAACAGGATGACTCTGAGAACAGCACAATCTACATCACAGGATTGACTGAGAAGGCTAACTTGGAGGAGATGGCTGAATTCTTTAAACACGTCGGCCCGATCAGG ATTAACCGCAGACTTGGCCAGCCTGCCATTAACATATACACAGACAAGGACTCAGGAAAGCCCAAAGGAGACGCCACCCTATCCTACGAGGAGCCAGTCTGTGCCAAAGCAGCTGTAGAGCATTTTGATG gAAAGGAGTTCCAGGGCCGAAGGCTTAAGGTGTCCATGGCACGGCGTAAGCCCATGATGGGTGGAATGAGGGGGGGCATGCCCATGCGAGATGGCATGATGGGCCGTGGAG GTATGATGGGCCGTGGAGGTGATCGTGGTGGGTTCATGCCACGTGGTGGTCCTCGTGGTATGGGCCGAGGTGGCCCCACAGGAGGCAACATGCAGCAGAGAGCTGGGGACTGGGAGTGTCCTAACCC GGGTTGTGGTAACCAGAACTTTGCCTGGAGGATGGAGTGTAACCAGTGCAAAGCCCCCAAGCCAGAAGGGTTGGGGGGTGGCCCGCCCTTCCCCCCTGGAGGGGACCGAGGCAGAGGGGGAATGGGAATGCGTGGAGGCCGAGGCATGGACCGTGGTGGGCCGGCAGGAGCTGGAGGCCCTGGGGGCCCTGGAGGTTTCCGTGGAGGTTGGGGTGGCGAGCGTGGTGGCTTCAGGGGACGCGGTGGAATGGACAGGGGAGGTTTCCGAGGGGCCGGCCGTGGAGGGCCACCCATGGACCGAATGGGTGGCAGGGGTGGAAGAGGAATGGGCCCACCAGGTGGCAAGATGGATATGAG gGACCATCGCCAGGAGCGCAGGGAGCGACCATACTAA
- the LOC117944760 gene encoding RNA-binding protein EWS-like isoform X1, translated as MASAPADYSSYSQTTAQQGYASYAAQPSQSYGQSAAQQSYGQQNYGSYAQPAAADGTYTQTTPAAAAGYTPQQQQQYGSSYTQPAAAGYPAAQSTTHAYSQSTQGYGASGYDSTPAAAAPAASQSYGSQPGYTAQSAYPGYGQQAAPTAPQSYNASSQPATYNQSSYSQPAAYGQQQSGYQAAQASYGQQQGYQQQSQQQTQAPPAYPPQASGSYGQPPANQYSQQGGPPSYNQSNHYNNYRQDGQGGGSGYSGSESSRYSGSGENRGRDGFDRGGMMHRGRGGMGRGMGSAGDRGGFSKPGGPMNSDERETGRPEEQDDSENSTIYITGLTEKANLEEMAEFFKHVGPIRINRRLGQPAINIYTDKDSGKPKGDATLSYEEPVCAKAAVEHFDGKEFQGRRLKVSMARRKPMMGGMRGGMPMRDGMMGRGGMMGRGGDRGGFMPRGGPRGMGRGGPTGGNMQQRAGDWECPNPGCGNQNFAWRMECNQCKAPKPEGLGGGPPFPPGGDRGRGGMGMRGGRGMDRGGPAGAGGPGGPGGFRGGWGGERGGFRGRGGMDRGGFRGAGRGGPPMDRMGGRGGRGMGPPGGKMDMRDHRQERRERPY; from the exons ATGGCGTCGGCTCCGG CAGATTACAGCTCCTACAGTCAGACCACTGCTCAGCAGGG GTATGCATCTTATGCAGCCCAGCCCTCGCAAAGCTATGGACAGTCTGCTGCACAG cagAGCTATGGGCAACAGAATTATGGATCATATGcccaacctgctgctgctgatggcaCCTACACCCAGACaacacctgctgctgctgctggctacACTccgcagcagcaacaacagtaTGGGTCCTCGTACACCCAGCCAGCAGCAG CTGGCTATCCTGCTGCCCAGTCGACAACTCATGCCTACTCCCAGTCAACCCAGGGTTATGGAGCCAGTGGTTATGACAGtactcctgctgctgctgctccagctgCCTCCCAGTCTTACGGCTCTCAGCCAGGGTATACTGCCCAGTCTGCCTACCCTGGTTATGGCCAACAGGCTGCTCCCACTGCACCGCAGAG TTACAATGCTAGCAGCCAGCCAGCCACTTACAACCAAAGTAGTTACTCCCAGCCAGCAGCATATGGCCAGCAACAGTCAGGCTACCAGGCAGCGCAGGCAAGCTACGGTCAGCAGCAGGGGTACCAGCAGCAAAGCCAGCAGCAAACCCAGGCTCCCCCTGCTTACCCTCCTCAGGCTTCTGGTTCCTATGGGCAGCCTCCAGCCAATCAGTACAGTCAACAGGGTGGACCTCCCAGTTACAACCAGTCTAACCATTACA ATAATTACAGACAGGATGGTCAGGGTGGAGGTTCTGGTTACTCTGGCTCTGAGTCTTCAAGATACTCGGGGTCAGGGGAAAACCGAGGCAGAGACGGCTTTGATCGAGGTGGAATGATGCATCGTGGCCGTGGAGGCATGGGCCGTGGCATGGG CAGCGCTGGAGACAGAGGTGGCTTCAGTAAGCCTGGTG GACCTATGAACAGCGACGAGCGCGAAACTG GACGCCCTGAAGAACAGGATGACTCTGAGAACAGCACAATCTACATCACAGGATTGACTGAGAAGGCTAACTTGGAGGAGATGGCTGAATTCTTTAAACACGTCGGCCCGATCAGG ATTAACCGCAGACTTGGCCAGCCTGCCATTAACATATACACAGACAAGGACTCAGGAAAGCCCAAAGGAGACGCCACCCTATCCTACGAGGAGCCAGTCTGTGCCAAAGCAGCTGTAGAGCATTTTGATG gAAAGGAGTTCCAGGGCCGAAGGCTTAAGGTGTCCATGGCACGGCGTAAGCCCATGATGGGTGGAATGAGGGGGGGCATGCCCATGCGAGATGGCATGATGGGCCGTGGAG GTATGATGGGCCGTGGAGGTGATCGTGGTGGGTTCATGCCACGTGGTGGTCCTCGTGGTATGGGCCGAGGTGGCCCCACAGGAGGCAACATGCAGCAGAGAGCTGGGGACTGGGAGTGTCCTAACCC GGGTTGTGGTAACCAGAACTTTGCCTGGAGGATGGAGTGTAACCAGTGCAAAGCCCCCAAGCCAGAAGGGTTGGGGGGTGGCCCGCCCTTCCCCCCTGGAGGGGACCGAGGCAGAGGGGGAATGGGAATGCGTGGAGGCCGAGGCATGGACCGTGGTGGGCCGGCAGGAGCTGGAGGCCCTGGGGGCCCTGGAGGTTTCCGTGGAGGTTGGGGTGGCGAGCGTGGTGGCTTCAGGGGACGCGGTGGAATGGACAGGGGAGGTTTCCGAGGGGCCGGCCGTGGAGGGCCACCCATGGACCGAATGGGTGGCAGGGGTGGAAGAGGAATGGGCCCACCAGGTGGCAAGATGGATATGAG gGACCATCGCCAGGAGCGCAGGGAGCGACCATACTAA
- the LOC117944760 gene encoding RNA-binding protein EWS-like isoform X3: protein MASAPDYSSYSQTTAQQGYASYAAQPSQSYGQSAAQQSYGQQNYGSYAQPAAADGTYTQTTPAAAAGYTPQQQQQYGSSYTQPAAAGYPAAQSTTHAYSQSTQGYGASGYDSTPAAAAPAASQSYGSQPGYTAQSAYPGYGQQAAPTAPQSYNASSQPATYNQSSYSQPAAYGQQQSGYQAAQASYGQQQGYQQQSQQQTQAPPAYPPQASGSYGQPPANQYSQQGGPPSYNQSNHYNNYRQDGQGGGSGYSGSESSRYSGSGENRGRDGFDRGGMMHRGRGGMGRGMGSAGDRGGFSKPGGPMNSDERETGRPEEQDDSENSTIYITGLTEKANLEEMAEFFKHVGPIRINRRLGQPAINIYTDKDSGKPKGDATLSYEEPVCAKAAVEHFDGKEFQGRRLKVSMARRKPMMGGMRGGMPMRDGMMGRGGMMGRGGDRGGFMPRGGPRGMGRGGPTGGNMQQRAGDWECPNPGCGNQNFAWRMECNQCKAPKPEGLGGGPPFPPGGDRGRGGMGMRGGRGMDRGGPAGAGGPGGPGGFRGGWGGERGGFRGRGGMDRGGFRGAGRGGPPMDRMGGRGGRGMGPPGGKMDMRDHRQERRERPY from the exons ATGGCGTCGGCTCCGG ATTACAGCTCCTACAGTCAGACCACTGCTCAGCAGGG GTATGCATCTTATGCAGCCCAGCCCTCGCAAAGCTATGGACAGTCTGCTGCACAG cagAGCTATGGGCAACAGAATTATGGATCATATGcccaacctgctgctgctgatggcaCCTACACCCAGACaacacctgctgctgctgctggctacACTccgcagcagcaacaacagtaTGGGTCCTCGTACACCCAGCCAGCAGCAG CTGGCTATCCTGCTGCCCAGTCGACAACTCATGCCTACTCCCAGTCAACCCAGGGTTATGGAGCCAGTGGTTATGACAGtactcctgctgctgctgctccagctgCCTCCCAGTCTTACGGCTCTCAGCCAGGGTATACTGCCCAGTCTGCCTACCCTGGTTATGGCCAACAGGCTGCTCCCACTGCACCGCAGAG TTACAATGCTAGCAGCCAGCCAGCCACTTACAACCAAAGTAGTTACTCCCAGCCAGCAGCATATGGCCAGCAACAGTCAGGCTACCAGGCAGCGCAGGCAAGCTACGGTCAGCAGCAGGGGTACCAGCAGCAAAGCCAGCAGCAAACCCAGGCTCCCCCTGCTTACCCTCCTCAGGCTTCTGGTTCCTATGGGCAGCCTCCAGCCAATCAGTACAGTCAACAGGGTGGACCTCCCAGTTACAACCAGTCTAACCATTACA ATAATTACAGACAGGATGGTCAGGGTGGAGGTTCTGGTTACTCTGGCTCTGAGTCTTCAAGATACTCGGGGTCAGGGGAAAACCGAGGCAGAGACGGCTTTGATCGAGGTGGAATGATGCATCGTGGCCGTGGAGGCATGGGCCGTGGCATGGG CAGCGCTGGAGACAGAGGTGGCTTCAGTAAGCCTGGTG GACCTATGAACAGCGACGAGCGCGAAACTG GACGCCCTGAAGAACAGGATGACTCTGAGAACAGCACAATCTACATCACAGGATTGACTGAGAAGGCTAACTTGGAGGAGATGGCTGAATTCTTTAAACACGTCGGCCCGATCAGG ATTAACCGCAGACTTGGCCAGCCTGCCATTAACATATACACAGACAAGGACTCAGGAAAGCCCAAAGGAGACGCCACCCTATCCTACGAGGAGCCAGTCTGTGCCAAAGCAGCTGTAGAGCATTTTGATG gAAAGGAGTTCCAGGGCCGAAGGCTTAAGGTGTCCATGGCACGGCGTAAGCCCATGATGGGTGGAATGAGGGGGGGCATGCCCATGCGAGATGGCATGATGGGCCGTGGAG GTATGATGGGCCGTGGAGGTGATCGTGGTGGGTTCATGCCACGTGGTGGTCCTCGTGGTATGGGCCGAGGTGGCCCCACAGGAGGCAACATGCAGCAGAGAGCTGGGGACTGGGAGTGTCCTAACCC GGGTTGTGGTAACCAGAACTTTGCCTGGAGGATGGAGTGTAACCAGTGCAAAGCCCCCAAGCCAGAAGGGTTGGGGGGTGGCCCGCCCTTCCCCCCTGGAGGGGACCGAGGCAGAGGGGGAATGGGAATGCGTGGAGGCCGAGGCATGGACCGTGGTGGGCCGGCAGGAGCTGGAGGCCCTGGGGGCCCTGGAGGTTTCCGTGGAGGTTGGGGTGGCGAGCGTGGTGGCTTCAGGGGACGCGGTGGAATGGACAGGGGAGGTTTCCGAGGGGCCGGCCGTGGAGGGCCACCCATGGACCGAATGGGTGGCAGGGGTGGAAGAGGAATGGGCCCACCAGGTGGCAAGATGGATATGAG gGACCATCGCCAGGAGCGCAGGGAGCGACCATACTAA
- the LOC117944760 gene encoding RNA-binding protein EWS-like isoform X5 — MASAPDYSSYSQTTAQQGYASYAAQPSQSYGQSAAQSYGQQNYGSYAQPAAADGTYTQTTPAAAAGYTPQQQQQYGSSYTQPAAAGYPAAQSTTHAYSQSTQGYGASGYDSTPAAAAPAASQSYGSQPGYTAQSAYPGYGQQAAPTAPQSYNASSQPATYNQSSYSQPAAYGQQQSGYQAAQASYGQQQGYQQQSQQQTQAPPAYPPQASGSYGQPPANQYSQQGGPPSYNQSNHYNNYRQDGQGGGSGYSGSESSRYSGSGENRGRDGFDRGGMMHRGRGGMGRGMGSAGDRGGFSKPGGPMNSDERETGRPEEQDDSENSTIYITGLTEKANLEEMAEFFKHVGPIRINRRLGQPAINIYTDKDSGKPKGDATLSYEEPVCAKAAVEHFDGKEFQGRRLKVSMARRKPMMGGMRGGMPMRDGMMGRGGMMGRGGDRGGFMPRGGPRGMGRGGPTGGNMQQRAGDWECPNPGCGNQNFAWRMECNQCKAPKPEGLGGGPPFPPGGDRGRGGMGMRGGRGMDRGGPAGAGGPGGPGGFRGGWGGERGGFRGRGGMDRGGFRGAGRGGPPMDRMGGRGGRGMGPPGGKMDMRDHRQERRERPY, encoded by the exons ATGGCGTCGGCTCCGG ATTACAGCTCCTACAGTCAGACCACTGCTCAGCAGGG GTATGCATCTTATGCAGCCCAGCCCTCGCAAAGCTATGGACAGTCTGCTGCACAG AGCTATGGGCAACAGAATTATGGATCATATGcccaacctgctgctgctgatggcaCCTACACCCAGACaacacctgctgctgctgctggctacACTccgcagcagcaacaacagtaTGGGTCCTCGTACACCCAGCCAGCAGCAG CTGGCTATCCTGCTGCCCAGTCGACAACTCATGCCTACTCCCAGTCAACCCAGGGTTATGGAGCCAGTGGTTATGACAGtactcctgctgctgctgctccagctgCCTCCCAGTCTTACGGCTCTCAGCCAGGGTATACTGCCCAGTCTGCCTACCCTGGTTATGGCCAACAGGCTGCTCCCACTGCACCGCAGAG TTACAATGCTAGCAGCCAGCCAGCCACTTACAACCAAAGTAGTTACTCCCAGCCAGCAGCATATGGCCAGCAACAGTCAGGCTACCAGGCAGCGCAGGCAAGCTACGGTCAGCAGCAGGGGTACCAGCAGCAAAGCCAGCAGCAAACCCAGGCTCCCCCTGCTTACCCTCCTCAGGCTTCTGGTTCCTATGGGCAGCCTCCAGCCAATCAGTACAGTCAACAGGGTGGACCTCCCAGTTACAACCAGTCTAACCATTACA ATAATTACAGACAGGATGGTCAGGGTGGAGGTTCTGGTTACTCTGGCTCTGAGTCTTCAAGATACTCGGGGTCAGGGGAAAACCGAGGCAGAGACGGCTTTGATCGAGGTGGAATGATGCATCGTGGCCGTGGAGGCATGGGCCGTGGCATGGG CAGCGCTGGAGACAGAGGTGGCTTCAGTAAGCCTGGTG GACCTATGAACAGCGACGAGCGCGAAACTG GACGCCCTGAAGAACAGGATGACTCTGAGAACAGCACAATCTACATCACAGGATTGACTGAGAAGGCTAACTTGGAGGAGATGGCTGAATTCTTTAAACACGTCGGCCCGATCAGG ATTAACCGCAGACTTGGCCAGCCTGCCATTAACATATACACAGACAAGGACTCAGGAAAGCCCAAAGGAGACGCCACCCTATCCTACGAGGAGCCAGTCTGTGCCAAAGCAGCTGTAGAGCATTTTGATG gAAAGGAGTTCCAGGGCCGAAGGCTTAAGGTGTCCATGGCACGGCGTAAGCCCATGATGGGTGGAATGAGGGGGGGCATGCCCATGCGAGATGGCATGATGGGCCGTGGAG GTATGATGGGCCGTGGAGGTGATCGTGGTGGGTTCATGCCACGTGGTGGTCCTCGTGGTATGGGCCGAGGTGGCCCCACAGGAGGCAACATGCAGCAGAGAGCTGGGGACTGGGAGTGTCCTAACCC GGGTTGTGGTAACCAGAACTTTGCCTGGAGGATGGAGTGTAACCAGTGCAAAGCCCCCAAGCCAGAAGGGTTGGGGGGTGGCCCGCCCTTCCCCCCTGGAGGGGACCGAGGCAGAGGGGGAATGGGAATGCGTGGAGGCCGAGGCATGGACCGTGGTGGGCCGGCAGGAGCTGGAGGCCCTGGGGGCCCTGGAGGTTTCCGTGGAGGTTGGGGTGGCGAGCGTGGTGGCTTCAGGGGACGCGGTGGAATGGACAGGGGAGGTTTCCGAGGGGCCGGCCGTGGAGGGCCACCCATGGACCGAATGGGTGGCAGGGGTGGAAGAGGAATGGGCCCACCAGGTGGCAAGATGGATATGAG gGACCATCGCCAGGAGCGCAGGGAGCGACCATACTAA
- the rhbdd3 gene encoding rhomboid domain-containing protein 3: MLHRISSAWFWFGSDRPGFCLGTSFLITLMLLMYAVGIQASLSLGPGGDFPRVRDVFLYALSHDELPSLLVSVAFLLLVGPCQERRWGTVAFLALSILTMTILPLLYTLVLFVGGGEASRICGYSAIQLAMFAAHCRQVAQRRLLRCLPVWFLPWLLLLMGLLLLPGTPALLHFCTIFIGHNYQQPFIGMLQEMEEVRVLDFIPDWLYVRTSARFRLPTYTTSQRSRSLSQMPEDQAAAPPMRDPSGLNPHPRVDLAPAWIMNEFATLSEAEGLEEQMLRAGILASLQDAPDSPDAKVEVHKSSVSSLRLQQLEKMGFPTEKAVLALAASKQLDGAISLLIDDSVGEQAVVVSKGKSPLLPEST; this comes from the exons ATGCTTCATCGTATATCGTCAGCATGGTTTTGGTTTGGATCAGATCGCCCTGGATTCTGTCTGGGGACATCTTTTTTGATAACACTCATGCTCCTGATGTATGCTGTTGGTATCCAGGCAAGTCTCAGCTTAGGTCCAGGTGGAGACTTCCCAAGGGTCAGAG aTGTGTTCCTGTATGCTCTCAGCCATGATGAGCTGCCCTCTCTGCTGGTTAGTGTTGCTTTCCTGCTGTTGGTTGGGCCGTGTCAGGAGCGTCGTTGGGGAACCGTCGCCTTCCTCGCCCTCTCCATCCTGACAATGACCATATTACCTCTTCTTTACACCCTGGTCCTCTTTGTCGGTGGGGGTGAGGCCAGTCGGATCTGTGGTTACTCTGCGATCCAACTTGCTATGTTTGCAGCGCATTGTCGTCAAGTGGCACAGAGGAGGCTGCTGAGGTGTTTGCCAGTCTGGTTTCTCCCCTGGCTTCTTCTGCTGATgggtctgctgctgctgcccggGACACCTGCCCTGCTTCACTTCTGCACAATATTCATCGGGCACAACT ATCAGCAGCCCTTCATTGGGATGTtgcaggagatggaggaggtCAGGGTCTTGGACTTCATTCCTGATTGGCTGTATGTTCGCACTTCAGCCAGGTTCAGATTGCCCACCTACACTACCTCACAGAG ATCTAGATCACTTTCTCAGATGCCCGAAGATCAGGCAGCTGCTCCCCCCATGAGGGATCCGTCTGGTTTGAACCCCCACCCACGGGTTGATTTAGCGCCTGCCTGGATAATGAATGAGTTTGCCACACTGTCAGAGGCCGAGGGGTTGGAGGAACAGATGCTCAGGGCAGGAATACTGGCATCATTACAGGATGCTCCTGACAGCCCAGATGCAAAAGTGGAGGTCCATAAATCCTCAGTTTCCTCTCTGCG CCTTCAGCAGCTGGAAAAGATGGGCTTCCCCACAGAGAAAGCTGTACTGGCGTTAGCAGCCTCAAAACAGCTAGACGGCGCCATTTCTCTGCTCATTGATGACAGCGTCGGCGAACAGGCGGTGGTGGTATCAAAAGGGAAGAGCCCTCTGCTGCCGGAGAGTACGTAG